A genomic window from Chanodichthys erythropterus isolate Z2021 chromosome 1, ASM2448905v1, whole genome shotgun sequence includes:
- the ccng1 gene encoding cyclin-G1, protein MIDQVTGAGALPFAVQLKALLDQEARYQPKLSGLRVIESAQDNGLRMTVKLRDFQVRELLSLTRFFGFCAETFSLAVNLLDRFLAVVKIQPKHLSCVGLCCFYIAVKTSEEEKNVPLASDLIRISQNRFTVHDMMRMEKIVLEKLYWKVKAPTALHFLRFFHSCIQEKVDTESKRILNIERLEAQLKACHCSFTFTKMKPSLLALSLLALEIEDRHECEPVPALKEALDGLQESLSVKSGDLVCVRELVAKCLAEYATTKCLKPNGQRLRWMISGRTARQLKHSYYKIAHLPTIPEYAC, encoded by the exons ATGATTGACCAGGTTACCGGAGCAGGGGCTTTGCCTTTCGCAGTCCAGCTCAAAGCTCTTCTGGACCAAGAGGCCAGATATCAGCCCAAACTCAGTGGACTCCGTGTCATCGAGTCTGCTCAGGATAACGGTCTAAGAATGACCGTCAAGTTGAGAGACTTTCAAGTGCGAGAACTTCTCTCCCTGACACGATTCTTTGGCTTCTGTGCGGAGACTTTCTCCCTCGCTGTGAACCTTCTCGATCGATTCCTGGCTGTGGTGAAG ATTCAACCCAAGCATCTGTCCTGCGTCGGTCTCTGCTGCTTCTACATCGCTGTGAAGACTTCAGAAGAAGAGAAGAATGTTCCTTTGGCCAGTGACCTCATCAGGATCAGTCAGAATCGCTTCACGGTGCATGACATGATGAGGATGGAGAAGATCGTTCTGGAAAAGCTCTATTGGAAGGTCAAGGCTCCAACTGCCCTTCACTTCCTCAGATTCTTTCACTCTTGCATTCAAGAGAAGGTGGACACAGAAAG TAAGAGGATTCTGAACATTGAGAGGCTTGAGGCTCAGTTGAAGGCTTGCCATTGCTCCTTTACTTTCACTAAAATGAAG CCTTCACTGCTTGCTTTGTCCCTTCTGGCCCTGGAGATCGAGGATCGGCACGAGTGTGAGCCAGTTCCGGCTCTGAAAGAGGCTCTGGATGGACTACAGGAGAGTTTGTCT GTTAAATCTGGAGACCTGGTTTGCGTGAGGGAGCTTGTTGCTAAATGCCTGGCTGAATACGCCACCACCAAGTGCCTGAAGCCAAATGGCCAGAGACTGCGTTGGATGATTTCGGGTAGAACCGCCAGACAACTCAAGCATAGTTACTACAAGATTGCCCATCTACCCACGATTCCTGAATATGCTTGTTAA
- the nudcd2 gene encoding nudC domain-containing protein 2, whose product MSVHFEERSGVIPCETAWGSWYQTMEEVFIEVNVPPGTSAKEIKCNIESKHIELRVKDQQIFKGKLFGSTVSDEATWTLEDKKLIQIVLMKTNREAGNCWQSLLEGEYAADLWVQDQMQRKLTLERFQRENPGFDFSGAEISGNFHGGGPDFSNLK is encoded by the exons ATGTCAGTGCACTTCGAGGAGAGGAGTGGCGTGATCCCGTGTGAAACCGCTTGGGGCTCCTGGTATCAGACTATGGAGGAGGTTTTCATCGAAGTCAATGTTCCTCCTGGAACTTCAGCCAAAGAGATCAAGTGTAACATCGAGAGCAAACACATAGAGCTTCGTGTAAAAGATCAACAGATCTTCAAG GGGAAGCTGTTTGGATCTACAGTCAGCGATGAAGCAACGTGGACGTTAG AGGACAAAAAATTGATCCAGATAGTTCTTATGAAGACGAACCGAGAGGCTGGGAACTGCTGGCAGTCTCTTCTGGAGGGAGAGTACGCGGCTGACCTATGGGTGCAGGATCAGATGCAGAGGAAGCTCACGCTGGAGAGGTTCCAGAGAGAG AACCCTGGATTTGACTTCAGCGGGGCAGAGATCTCTGGGAATTTTCATGGTGGTGGACCAGATTTCTCCAACTTGAAATAA
- the gabra6a gene encoding gamma-aminobutyric acid receptor subunit alpha-6a, whose protein sequence is MAFLLALLCLTSVANVIGKQKINSENITRILDGLLEGYDNRLRPGSGVSVTEVKTDIFVTSFGPVSDVNMEYTMDMFFRQMWVDERLAFQGPIEILPLNNRMVDKIWTPDTFFRNARKSLAHNTTTPNKLFRIMQNGTVFYTMRLTVSAECPMVLMDFPMDGHTCPLLFGSYAYTNREIVYTWRKGLQASVDFPPESSSLLQYDLVGQTLFTETYKFSTGLYSVQVVHFYLQRKLGYHLIQTYIPLIMVVVLSQVAFWINKESVPARTVAGITTVLTMTTLSISARSSLPKVSYATAMDWFIAVCFAFVASALPPPDGYSRRRRADSVFEQPRTRVPIFLQGSAVPPNMMLAGTSAIDTYARILFPLAFGIFNLVYWYIYLSKDTLEKPRKME, encoded by the exons ATGGCTTTTCTTTTGGCATTGTTATGTCTCACAAG TGTTGCAAATGTAATAGGAAAGCAAAAGATAAATTCTGAAAATATAACACGGATTCTAGACGGACTTCTTGAGGGCTATGACAATCGACTGCGGCCAGGATCTGGAG TCTCTGTAACTGAGGTCAAAACGGATATATTTGTAACAAGTTTTGGACCAGTATCTGATGTTAATATG GAATACACTATGGATATGTTTTTCCGCCAAATGTGGGTTGATGAGAGGTTGGCCTTTCAGGGGCCCATTGAAATACTGCCTTTGAACAACCGCATGGTGGACAAGATCTGGACACCGGACACGTTTTTTCGCAACGCAAGGAAATCACTTGCACACAACACGACGACTCCTAACAAGCTGTTCCGGATCATGCAAAATGGAACGGTCTTTTACACCATGAG GTTAACTGTGAGTGCTGAATGTCCAATGGTGTTGATGGACTTTCCTATGGATGGGCACACATGTCCTCTCCTGTTTGGAAGCT ATGCTTACACTAATCGTGAAATTGTCTACACATGGAGGAAGGGTCTTCAGGCATCTGTAGATTTTCCTCCAGAATCGTCAAGCTTACTTCAGTACGATCTTGTGGGCCAGACCTTGTTCACTGAAACATATAAATTCAGTACAG GTCTGTATTCTGTCCAGGTTGTCCATTTCTATCTTCAGAGAAAGCTTGGCTACCATCTTATCCAAACGTACATCCCTTTGATTATGGTGGTTGTGCTGTCACAAGTCGCGTTCTGGATCAACAAGGAGTCTGTTCCGGCTCGAACAGTGGCTG GAATCACCACTGTGCTCACCATGACGACTCTAAGCATCAGCGCCCGCTCCTCACTGCCCAAAGTCTCCTACGCCACTGCCATGGACTGGTTCATCGCCGTATGCTTTGCCTTCGTGGCGTCGGCCCTC CCTCCGCCTGATGGCTATAGTCGGAGAAGACGGGCAGACTCTGTGTTTGAACAGCCCAGGACTCGCGTTCCCATCTTCCTTCAGGGCTCAGCTGTCCCACCCAACATGATGCTGGCAGGCACCAGCGCTATAGACACGTATGCACGCATCCTCTTCCCTCTGGCCTTTGGGATCTTCAACCTCGTCTACTGGTACATCTACCTCAGCAAGGACACGCTGGAAAAGCCCAG GAAGATGGAGTGA